CTCTCGCTGATCCTTTCCGCCGTAGCGCTGGAACGGAAAGGCCGCAAACGCGCGCGCGCTTTGGCCCGTCAGGCGGAAACGCAAAAGACATCGGCCCATGCGTAATACCTTCTTCTCCCTCCCCCAGGCTTCGGCCATCGCCGGCAAGGTGGATGGCCTGTTCCTGTTCCTGATCGGCCTCACGGGCCTGATCCTATTGGGAATTTCGTCGGCCATCGTCTTCCTGTCCTGGCGCTACCACAAGTCGCGCGAACCCGATCGCAGCGCGCCCCCGCCCAGCCATCTTCTCCTGGAGGCCGCTTGGACCGGCATTCCCCTCGCGGTCTGCGCCGTCATCTTCATTTGGGGCACCAAGCTTTACCTCGACATGCATCCTTTGCGCGGGAAGGCGCGGGATGTCTACGTGGTCGGCATGCAATGGATGTGGAAGGTCCAGCATCCCCAAGGCCCGCGCGAGATCAATTCCCTGCACGTGCCGGTCGGGGAGCGCATCCGCCTGGTGCTGACGTCCGAGGACGTCATCCACAGCTTCTACGTGCCCGCCTTCCGCATCAAGCAGGACGCCGTCCCGGGCATGTACACCTCCCTGGACTTCCAGGCGGTGCGCCCGGGAACTTACCATCTTTTCTGCGCCGAATATTGCGGAAGCCCCCATCATTCCATGGGCGGGGAGGTTGTCGTGATGGAACCGGCCGCCTTCGAGCATTGGCTGGCCACTGGAGGCGACCGGGGGCCGGGCGCCAGCGAAACCCTGGCCCAACGAGGCGCAGCAATCTTCCGAGCGCAAGGCTGCTCCGGCTGCCATGGCGTCTCCCCCACCGTCCGCGCGCCCGCGCTAGAGGGACTCTACGGCCGCAGCGTGCCTCTGCAAGAAGGAGGCCTAGTCCTCGCCGACGAAGCCTACCTCAGGGAATCGATCTATTTCCCGCAACGCAAAATCGCCGCCGGATACGCGCCGGTGATGCCCTCCTTCCAGGGCCGCATCAATGAAGAAGACATGCTGGCCCTGATCGCCTATTTGCGTTCCCTCGGGGA
The genomic region above belongs to Fibrobacterota bacterium and contains:
- the coxB gene encoding cytochrome c oxidase subunit II, with amino-acid sequence MRNTFFSLPQASAIAGKVDGLFLFLIGLTGLILLGISSAIVFLSWRYHKSREPDRSAPPPSHLLLEAAWTGIPLAVCAVIFIWGTKLYLDMHPLRGKARDVYVVGMQWMWKVQHPQGPREINSLHVPVGERIRLVLTSEDVIHSFYVPAFRIKQDAVPGMYTSLDFQAVRPGTYHLFCAEYCGSPHHSMGGEVVVMEPAAFEHWLATGGDRGPGASETLAQRGAAIFRAQGCSGCHGVSPTVRAPALEGLYGRSVPLQEGGLVLADEAYLRESIYFPQRKIAAGYAPVMPSFQGRINEEDMLALIAYLRSLGDARKNGEIQ